In Streptomyces nojiriensis, the sequence TGTGTCCGCTTGGGTGGGGTGCGGGCCCGACCGGAGGCCGGTGTCGTCACTCTCAGTTCATCGGTGCGATGAGCGAGCGCAGGAACGCGAGGTCGACGTCTTCCAGCGAGCGGACGACCGTACGCCCGGGGGCGGGCTCGATCACGCCGACCGAGGGAATGGCCACGACCCGGCAGCCGGCGGCCTCGGCGGCCGCCACCCCGGTGTGGGTGTCCTCGATGACCGCGCACCGCGAGGGGTGCGCGCCGAGCGAGTGCGCGGCGAACAGGTAGGGGTCGGGGTGCGGCTTGGTACGGGCCACCTCGTCGCCGGCGACCGTCATCGTGAAGCGGTCGCGGCCGAGGGTGAGCAGGACCTGGTCGATGACCCGGCGGTGGGAGGCTGAGACGAGGGCGGTGGGCACGTTGTGCCGGGCGAGCTCGGCCAGCAGCCGCTCGGCTCCGGGCATCAGCGGCACCCGGTCGGCGATGCGGGCCTCGAAGCGCTCGTTGAGCAGGACGCTCAGCTCGGCGAGGCCGATGGCAGCGCCGGTCGACTCGATCAGGAAGGTCGCGCTGCGGCTCATGGGGCCGCCGACGACCACGTCGCGCCAGGCCTCGTCGAGGCGGTGGCCCAGTTCCTGGAAGATCTCCGCCTCGATCTCCCACCAGAAGCCTTCGGTGTCGACGAGGGTGCCGTCCATGTCGAGCAGCACCGCCTGCAGGGCAGAACCGTCGGCCGTACGGGCGACGGGGGCGGGAACGGTGCTCGTCATGCTCATGCCTCTCAGAAGGGACGAGAAGGCCGGTCACCTCTTCCGCGGGGCATACGACCCCGGGGAACAGGCGACCGGCCTGTATGGGACCGACAAGTGTACGTCGGTCGAGCTCAGCGTGCGTTGAAATACTTCGCTTCGGGGTGGTGAATCACGATCGCGTCGGTGGACTGCTCCGGGTGGAGCTGGAACTCCTCCGACAGGTGGACGCCGATCCGCTCCGGCTCCAGGAGGTCGGCGATCTTCGCGCGGTCCTCCAGGTCGGGGCAGGCGCCGTAGCCGAGCGAGAAGCGGGCACCGCGGTACTTGAGGTCGAACATGTCCTCGACCTTCGCCGGGTCCTCGCCGCCGAATCCGAGCTCGGCGCGGACGCGGGCGTGCCAGTACTCGGCCATGGCCTCGGCGAGCTGGACCGAGAGGCCGTGCAGCTCCAGGTACTCGCGGTAGGAGTCCGACTCGAACAGCTTGGCCGTGGCCTCGCCGATCTTCGAGCCGACGGTGACCACCTGCAGGCCGACGACGTCGGTCTCGCCGGACTCCTCGGGACGGAAGAAGTCGGCGAGGCACAGGCGCCGGCCGCGGCGCTGGCGCGGGAAGGTGAAGCGGGTCCGCTCGTTGCCGGCTTCGTCGAGGATGATCAGGTCCTCGCCCTTGGAGACGCAGGGGAAGTACCCGTAGACGACCGCGGCCTCGAGCAGGTTCTCGGTGTGCAGCTTGTCCAGGAGGCCGCGCAGGCGCGGACGGCCCTCGCTCTCGACGAGCTCCTCGTACGTGGCCCCGCCCGCGCGGGCCTGCTTGAGGCCCCACTGGCCCTTGAAGAGGGCGCCCTCGTCGAGCCAGGAGGCGTAGTCCTTGAGCGGGATGCCCTTGACCACGCGGGTGCCCCAGAACGGCGGGGCGGGGACCGGGTTGTCGATGGAGACGTCGGAGCGGCCGCCGGGCTCCTCGGCCTCGTCGGTCTGCAGGACCGGGGTGTCGCGCTTGGCGACGCGGCGCTGCTTGAGCTCGGGCAGGGTCGCACCGGGGACACCGCGCTTGACGGCGATGAGGGCGTCCATGAGGCGCAGGCCCTCGAAGGCGTCGCGGGCGTACCGGACCTCGCCCTCGTAGATCTCGTGGAGGTCCTGCTCGACGTAGGCGCGGGTGAGGGCGGCGCCGCCGAGGATCACCGGGTAGTCGGCGGCCAGCTTGCGCTGGTTCAGCTCCTCCAGGTTCTCCTTCATGATCACGGTCGACTTCACGAGCAGGCCGGACATGCCGATGACGTCGGCCTTGTGTTCCTGCGCGGCTTCGAGGATCGCGGAGACGGGCTGCTTGATGCCGATGTTGACGACGTTGTAGCCGTTGTTGGTGAGGATGATGTCGACGAGGTTCTTGCCGATGTCGTGGACGTCGCCGCGGACGGTGGCGAGCACGATCGTGCCCTTGCCCTCGTCGTCGGTCTTCTCCATGTGCGGTTCGAGGTAGGCGACGGCCGTCTTCATGACCTCGGCGGACTGGAGGACGAAGGGGAGCTGCATCTGGCCCGAGCCGAAGAGCTCGCCGACGACCTTCATGCCCTCCAGGAGGGTGTCGTTGACGATGTCGAGGGCGGGGCGGGTCGCGAGGGCCTCGTCGAGGTCGGCCTCCAGGCCGTTCTTCTCGCCGTCGATGATGCGGCGCTGCAGTCGCTCGTCCAGCGGCAGGGCGAGGAGTTCCTCGGCGCGGCCGGCCTTGAGCGACTTGGTGTTGACGCCCTCGAAGAGGGCCATCAGCTTCTGCAGCGGGTCGTAGTCGCCCTCGCGCCGGTCGTAGATCAGGTCGAGGGCGGTGGTGACCTGCTCCTCGTCGAAGCGGGCGATCGGGAGGATCTTGGAGGCGTGGACGATGGCGGAGTCCAGGCCGGCCTTGACGCACTCGTCGAGGAAGACCGAGTTCAGCAGGACGCGGGCGGCCGGGTTGAGGCCGAAGGAGATGTTGGACAGGCCGAGGGTGGTCTGGACGTCCGGGTGGAGCCGCTTGAGCTCGCGGATCGCCTCGATCGTGGCGATGCCGTCCCCCCGGGACTCCTCCTGGCCGGTGCAGATCGTGAAGGTCAGGGTGTCGATGAGGATGTCCGACTCGCGGATCCCCCAGTTGCCCGTGAGGTCGGCGATGAGTCGTTCGGCAATGGCGACCTTGTGCTCGACGGTGCGGGCCTGGCCCTCCTCGTCGATGGTCAGCGCGATGAGCGCGGCGCCGTGCTCCTGGGCCAGTCGGGTGACCTTGGCGAAGCGGGACTCGGGGCCGTCGCCGTCCTCGTAGTTCACGGAGTTGATGACCGCGCGGCCGCCGAGCTTCTCCAGGCCCGCCTGGATGACGGGGACCTCGGTGGAGTCCAGGGCGATCGGCAGGGTGGAGGCGGTGGCGAAGCGGCCGGCGAGCTCCTCCATGTCGGCGACGCCGTCGCGGCCGACGTAGTCCACGC encodes:
- a CDS encoding HAD family hydrolase, producing MTSTVPAPVARTADGSALQAVLLDMDGTLVDTEGFWWEIEAEIFQELGHRLDEAWRDVVVGGPMSRSATFLIESTGAAIGLAELSVLLNERFEARIADRVPLMPGAERLLAELARHNVPTALVSASHRRVIDQVLLTLGRDRFTMTVAGDEVARTKPHPDPYLFAAHSLGAHPSRCAVIEDTHTGVAAAEAAGCRVVAIPSVGVIEPAPGRTVVRSLEDVDLAFLRSLIAPMN
- the metH gene encoding methionine synthase, producing MASLPTLPADTQTRADALREALATRVVVADGAMGTMLQAQDPTMEDFQQLEGCNEVLNITRPDIVRSVHEAYFSVGVDCVETNTFGTNYAALAEYDIAERNFELSEAGARIAREVADEFTASTGRQRWVLGSMGPGTKLPTLGHIGYAQIRDAYQINAEGLLSGGADALLVETTQDLLQTKSSIIGARRAMEALGVTVPLICSVTVETTGTMLLGSEIGAALTALEPLGIDMIGLNCATGPAEMSEHLRYLARNARIPLSCMPNAGLPVLTKEGAHYPLTAPELADAQETFVREYGLSLVGGCCGTTPEHLRQVVERVRGTAVVPRDPRPEPGAASLYQTVPFRQDTSYMAIGERTNANGSKKFREAMLEARWDDCVEMARDQIREGAHMLDLCVDYVGRDGVADMEELAGRFATASTLPIALDSTEVPVIQAGLEKLGGRAVINSVNYEDGDGPESRFAKVTRLAQEHGAALIALTIDEEGQARTVEHKVAIAERLIADLTGNWGIRESDILIDTLTFTICTGQEESRGDGIATIEAIRELKRLHPDVQTTLGLSNISFGLNPAARVLLNSVFLDECVKAGLDSAIVHASKILPIARFDEEQVTTALDLIYDRREGDYDPLQKLMALFEGVNTKSLKAGRAEELLALPLDERLQRRIIDGEKNGLEADLDEALATRPALDIVNDTLLEGMKVVGELFGSGQMQLPFVLQSAEVMKTAVAYLEPHMEKTDDEGKGTIVLATVRGDVHDIGKNLVDIILTNNGYNVVNIGIKQPVSAILEAAQEHKADVIGMSGLLVKSTVIMKENLEELNQRKLAADYPVILGGAALTRAYVEQDLHEIYEGEVRYARDAFEGLRLMDALIAVKRGVPGATLPELKQRRVAKRDTPVLQTDEAEEPGGRSDVSIDNPVPAPPFWGTRVVKGIPLKDYASWLDEGALFKGQWGLKQARAGGATYEELVESEGRPRLRGLLDKLHTENLLEAAVVYGYFPCVSKGEDLIILDEAGNERTRFTFPRQRRGRRLCLADFFRPEESGETDVVGLQVVTVGSKIGEATAKLFESDSYREYLELHGLSVQLAEAMAEYWHARVRAELGFGGEDPAKVEDMFDLKYRGARFSLGYGACPDLEDRAKIADLLEPERIGVHLSEEFQLHPEQSTDAIVIHHPEAKYFNAR